In one Heteronotia binoei isolate CCM8104 ecotype False Entrance Well chromosome 1, APGP_CSIRO_Hbin_v1, whole genome shotgun sequence genomic region, the following are encoded:
- the LOC132577281 gene encoding anti-apoptotic protein NR13-like produces the protein MLSDLTAETMRLVDDYLQHYLSGSALSHSHTAKTLWRVADKLESCEKTFFHSICCTAILPEPGRAAAHLSRVAMQMESDGGLNCGRVVALFVFTGTLATALADKGAREEIGSLTKALVIYLSVEKREWLEVHGGWNEFYHYFNKHGSDSINRYDTKSNTFIATAGFVLAGLAFLLAVR, from the coding sequence ATGCTGAGCGATCTGACAGCTGAGACAATGCGGTTGGTGGATGACTACTTGCAGCACTACCTGAGTGGTTCAGCGCTGTCTCACAGCCACACAGCCAAGACCCTGTGGAGAGTGGCTGACAAGCTGGAGAGCTGTGAGAAGACATTCTTTCACTCAATTTGCTGCACAGCAATCTTGCCGGAGCCTGGTAGGGCAGCCGCCCACTTGAGCCGTGTGGCGATGCAGATGGAATCTGATGGTGGGCTTAACTGCGGCCGAGTAGTGGCGCTGTTTGTGTTCACCGGCACCTTGGCAACTGCACTGGCTGACAAGGGGGCCCGCGAGGAGATTGGCAGCCTGACAAAGGCAttggtcatctatctgtctgtagAGAAGCGTGAGTGGCTAGAGGTGCATGGTGGCTGGAATGAGTTCTACCACTACTTCAACAAACACGGTTCTGATTCAATCAACCGGTACGATACCAAAAGCAACACTTTCATAGCAACTGCAGGATTTGTCCTAGCAGGATTGGCTTTCCTCTTGGCTGTGCGATAA